One genomic segment of Ricinus communis isolate WT05 ecotype wild-type chromosome 3, ASM1957865v1, whole genome shotgun sequence includes these proteins:
- the LOC8275710 gene encoding 40S ribosomal protein S11, with protein sequence MAEQTEKAFLKQPKVFLSSKKTGKGKRPGKGGNRFWKSVGLGFKTPREAIEGTYIDKKCPFTGTVSIRGRILAGTCHSAKMMRSIIVRRNYLHFIKKYQRYEKRHSNIPAHISPCFRVKEGDHVIIGQCRPLSKTVRFNVLKVIPAGSSGGGKKAFTGM encoded by the exons ATGGCGGAGCAG ACTGAGAAGGCCTTTCTGAAACAACCCAAAGTCTTTCTCAG TTCAAAAAAAACTGGAAAGGGAAAGAGGCCTGGAAAAGGTGGCAATCGTTTTTGGAAAAGCGTTGGATTGGGTTTCAAGACTCCAAGAGAAGCCATTGAag GAACTTACATTGATAAGAAATGCCCCTTCACTGGAACTGTGTCTATCAGGGGACGTATCCTAGCTGGAACTTGTCACAGTGCCAAGATGATGAGGAGCATCATTGTTCGTCGGAATTACCTTCACTTCATCAAGAAATACCAAAG ATATGAAAAGAGACATTCAAATATCCCAGCACACATATCTCCGTGTTTCCGTGTGAAAGAAGGGGATCATGTCATTATTGGGCAATGCAG GCCTCTGTCAAAGACTGTAAGATTCAATGTCCTTAAGGTGATTCCTGCTGGATCTTCTGGGGGTGGGAAAAAGGCCTTCACTGGGATGTGA
- the LOC8275711 gene encoding ubiquitin-like domain-containing protein CIP73 isoform X3: MPVPALKEQIASVTGVLSEQQRLICRGKVLKDDQLLSAYHVEDGHTLHLVVRQPVIPSSDGLSNHSATDPASSTSRGHVAPSVVIETFSMPDQGDGVPPEISRIVSAVLGSFGFPNIGSGGEGVDVARERDQHRSAAASPEAAQLQPEQGSRIQSDRSQSVFGLPTAVSLGSLHPPIIPDSLTTLSQYLSHMRREFNTIERGGENITQAEATRRDEQRETNSTSRSGTGQERLPTPAYLAEVITSSRQFINEQVAECLQQLARQLENQANVTDSAARLNIQSSAWRTGVQLHNLGAFLLELGRTTMTLRLGQAPSEAVVNAGPAVFISPSGPNPLMVQPLPFQTGASFGALPLGSVQPGSGLVNGIGTGFLPRRIDIQIRRGSSTASTNVNREEQGDTQQPSGQRNPGTGSGGENLGNQTASRATEASSFGGDSGVRVVPIRTMVASVPGQFGRLPSDSSTNSIGLFYPLLGRFPHVASHVSGARGSQASGEHHPAGVQRDQQSISEPAVQRVNAEPRTRDGSLPNSNLRQEPSSTRSININILSAGGTQNSPESERQNSILQLLRNLLPGGEIHVEDAGLQGTATENAGASTAHAESQSGVTDEGIFLSNLLREIMPVISQHGVAEPNVVPQEDARASDHQRAQDSSTQAETSNVGSSRRHSDTEASPPNLKRRKTE, translated from the exons CAACCGATCCTGCGTCAAGTACAAGCCGTGGTCATGTGGCCCCTAGTGTTGTTATTGAAACTTTCAGCATGCCTGACCAAGGGGATGGAGTTCCTCCAGAGATCAGTAGG ATTGTTTCTGCTGTTCTTGGTTCATTTGGATTTCCAAATATTGGAAGTGGCGGTGAAGGAGTTGATGTTGCAAGG GAGCGTGACCAACATAGATCAGCAGCTGCTTCACCAGAGGCAGCCCAGCTGCAACCTGAACAAGGCAGCAGGATTCAGTCTGATAGATCACAAAGTGTTTTTGGTCTTCCAACGGCAGTTTCTCTTGGGTCTCTGCATCCACCT ATAATTCCTGATTCCTTGACAACTTTGTCACAATATCTGAGTCATATGAGGCGTGAATTCAATACTATTG AAAGAGGTGGGGAAAATATTACTCAAGCAGAGGCCACACGGAGGGATGAGCAAAGAGAGACTAATTCTACATCAAGATCAGGAACCGGACAAGAAAGGCTTCCCACACCTGCATACTTGGCCGAAGTGATAACATCTAGCAGACAGTTTATCAATGAACAAGTTGCAGAGTGCTTACAA CAACTTGCAAGACAACTAGAGAATCAAGCAAACGTTACTGATTCTGCAGCACGGTTAAACATTCAGTCTAGTGCATGGAGGACTGGAGTTCAACTTCATAATTTAGGTGCATTTCTACTTGAACTTGGACGTACAACAATGACTCTACGACTAGGTCAAGCACCG TCTGAAGCTGTGGTTAATGCTGGTCCTGCAGTTTTCATAAGCCCTTCTGGTCCTAATCCTCTAATGGTTCAG cctcttccttttcaaaCAGGTGCAAGCTTTGGTGCCCTCCCTCTGGGATCAGTACAGCCTGGATCTGGTTTGGTTAATGGTATCGGTACTGGATTTCTCCCAAGGCGGATTGATATTCAAATTCGACGAG GTTCTTCAACAGCTTCAACAAATGTCAATCGTGAGGAACAGGGTGATACTCAGCAGCCCTCAGGGCAGAGAAACCCAGGAACAGGTTCTGGTGGTGAAAATCTTGGTAATCAAACAGCATCAAGGGCCACAGAGGCTTCATCTTTTGGTGGAGACTCTGGAGTGAGGGTTGTGCCAATTAGGACCATGGTTGCATCAGTTCCTGGTCAATTCGGTCGCCTCCCTTCTGATTCTTCTACCAACTCTATAGGGTTATTCTATCCTCTTCTTGGAAGATTCCCACATGTAGCTTCACATGTGAGTGGTGCACGGGGATCTCAAGCATCTGGTGAGCATCATCCTGCCGGAGTCCAAAGAGATCAGCAGTCAATTTCTGAACCTGCTGTGCAGCGAGTAAATGCTGAACCTCGCACAAGAGATG GATCATTGCCAAATTCCAACTTAAGACAGGAGCCTTCTAGTACTCGCAGTATAAATATCAACATTCTGTCAGCTGGTGGGACCCAAAACAGTCCCGAGTCTGAGAGACAGAACAGTATCTTGCAGCTTCTAAGAAATCTCCTCCCAGGTGGGGAAATCCATGTGGAGGATGCAGGCCTACAGGGAACAGCCACTGAGAATGCAGGGGCATCCACTGCTCATGCTGAATCACAATCAGGAGTTACCGATGAAGGAATATTTTTGTCGAATTTACTTCGTGAAATCATGCCCGTGATATCTCAACATGGAGTTGCAGAACCGAATGTTGTTCCTCAGGAAGATGCACGTGCTTCCGATCATCAAAGAGCTCAAGATTCTTCCACCCAA GCTGAAACCTCTAATGTTGGGTCATCTCGTCGCCATAGTGATACTGAAGCTAGTCCTCCTAATTTAAAACGTCGAAAG ACAGAGTGA